A part of Paroedura picta isolate Pp20150507F chromosome 7, Ppicta_v3.0, whole genome shotgun sequence genomic DNA contains:
- the F2R gene encoding proteinase-activated receptor 1, with protein sequence MGLPPAGLLLVYSAALLALPSAQSGLLSKNDSFVPKTFVYPSSDETDEKISWDDTDTENDFDAGSGSINQSRIIGGVWKQLPKHISRAAEEYLTSPWLTLFVPSVYTLVVVLSLPLNIMAILMFLIKMKIRKPAIVYMLSLASADVLFVSVLPFKIFYHFSGNNWTFGPEMCRFVTAAFYCNMYCSILLMTAISIDRFLAVVYPMQALSWRTLGRASMVCFTIWVVAIAGVIPLLISEQTKRIHHLNITTCHDVLDERDLKGYYLIFFTVFSSFFFLVPFIISSVCYVCIIHSLSSSDIVAKQSKKTRALLLSIAVFSIFIVCFCPTNVLLLIHYIHFSYNKFLENIYFAYLLCVCISSISCCIDPLIYYYASSECQRQLSSLLCGKQSPEPCSSSISGQSMIRTNRRDTCTSTLGNSVYRKLLA encoded by the exons ATGGGGTTGCCGCCGGCCGGCCTGTTGCTGGTTTACAGCGCGGCGCTGCTCGCTCTCCCCTCCGCGCAAAGTG gACTTCTTTCCAAGAATGACAGTTTTGTACCAAAAACATTTGTCTATCCTTCGAGTGATGAAACAGATGAAAAGATCTCATGGGATGACACAGACACCGAAAATGATTTCGATGCTGGATCAGGATCCATAAACCAAAGCAGGATAATTGGAGGAGTGTGGAAACAGTTGCCTAAACATATCTCCAGAGCTGCTGAGGAATACCTGACTAGCCCATGGCTAACCCTTTTCGTTCCTTCAGTCTATACACTCGTAGTTGTGCTGAGTCTTCCTCTGAACATCATGGCGATTCTTATGTTCCTGATAAAAATGAAGATCAGAAAGCCAGCTATTGTGTACATGCTCAGCCTAGCTTCTGCTGATGTACTCTTTGTGAGCGTACTGCCCTTTAAAATTTTCTACCATTTTTCCGGAAACAACTGGACGTTCGGACCAGAAATGTGCCGTTTTGTCACCGCTGCTTTCTACTGCAACATGTACTGCTCCATACTTCTGATGACGGCGATAAGCATTGACCGGTTCCTGGCAGTGGTTTATCCGATGCAGGCTCTGTCCTGGCGCACTCTGGGGCGGGCCTCTATGGTGTGTTTCACCATCTGGGTTGTCGCCATAGCTGGGGTTATACCTCTGCTTATCTCAGAACAAACAAAGAGAATCCATCACTTGAACATTACAACCTGCCACGATGTGTTGGATGAACGTGATCTTAAAGGGtattacttaattttttttacagtgttttcttcctttttctttttggtgcCATTCATTATTTCGTCTGTCTGCTATGTGTGTATCATCCACAGCCTGAGCTCTTCTGACATTGTTGCAAAGCAGAGCAAAAAGACCCGGGCATTACTTTTGTCCATAGCTGTTTTCTctatttttattgtatgtttttgtcCCACAAATGTTCTGTTATTAATTCATTACATACATTTTTCTTACAACAAATTCTTGGAAAACATCTATTTTGCTTACCTGCTCTGTGTGTGTATTAGCAGCATAAGTTGCTGTATTGATCCTTTGATCTATTACTATGCTTCATCTGAATGTCAGCGACAACTTAGCAGTTTGTTGTGTGGGAAGCAGAGTCCTGAACCCTGCAGCAGCAGTATTAGTGGCCAATCCATGATCAGAACCAATCGAAGAGATACCTGTACCAGTACCCTTGGAAATAGTGTCTACAGGAAGCTATTGGCATGA